In one Grus americana isolate bGruAme1 chromosome 1, bGruAme1.mat, whole genome shotgun sequence genomic region, the following are encoded:
- the RSF1 gene encoding remodeling and spacing factor 1 isoform X1 has protein sequence MAAAAAPPAPSPPPPPPAGPCCPGSWPNFAVVCSFLERYGALLDLPELPFPELERVLQPPQEPGDQVPKELVELHLKLMRKIGKSVTADRWEKYLIKICQEFNSTWAWEMEKKGYLEMSVECKLGILKYLCECQFDDNLKFKNIINEEDADAMRLQPIGRDKDGLMYWYQLDQEHNVRMYIEEQDDQDGSTWKCIVRNRNELAETLELLKAQIDPALLKTNNSQQENSSRESPSIEDEDTKKGEEASTQENQLKIKEEKEEVEEQSMESESLPLPVVKEDENTLKIETVEEKEIIKLPVIVKLEKPSEYNEEKQTVKEESDSFKENVKPVKVEVKENKTEPKDLKEVKSCTDRIAVHEPERLEFCVNVKTPQEIVEKSVEESEKLKNDQQAKIPLKKREIKLTDDYDSPIKGPLCKCVTPTKDVLKEEGKPEEEAFKRVPTITALCPDGKVLVNGEVSCEKITPSVIQNNKSEHSACTKEDSSSLKEKNGKSGEKVPDSLNSVSKIIKACEVEKNAVTVVKEIGAVVSEVSNQKVPLKEESSPVEKESLDSTTAEMVVEESSNSEDCAKTTEEKLATKIKKDRLPPPKECLEKLEKSTNASAPAELPKLTLSDEETLKSKGESEEQPDSPKAAEMPPASTSPVTLEKPVLEKEGSDSKLALPEESKVEEKSVPEEQEGEPEAAKTEPDRLDDAHASNLEDSSESKKESPLPKSKFKYKLVSEEESCATDNKEITSERQKEGIKLTIRISSRKRKTETPPEEVSIGRTLRRSPRISKPTPKVVETRDQKPDKKRPEEEEEKPAAAQKPERKEDAKKQEKESNSKVNKRSKVRWTGTRTRGRWKYSSNEESEDSESEKNSDEEEEEEEEEEEEAAPADDDEPCKKCGLPNHPELILLCDSCDSGYHTACLRPPLMIIPDGEWFCPPCQHKLLCEKLEEQLQDLDVVLKKKERAERRKERLVYVGISIENIIPPQEPEIPEGQEEKKKDSKKPKSKLLERRSTRTRKCISYRFDEFDEAIDEAIEDDIKEADGGGIGRGKDMSNITGHRGKDISTILEEERKENKRPQRAAAARRKKRRRLNDLDSDSNLDEEESEDEFKISDGSQDEFVISEENLDESEDDPPSNEDSDSEFCARISRRHLSRPMRQSRRLRRKTVKKKYSEDDEDEDSEDNSSRESESGDYTDYSDDDYLETRRRRSRRNQKRQVNYKEDSESDGSQKSVRYGKELRRVHKRRLSTSDSEESYTSKNSEDDESTKESKRLIRKRRRSTDDYSEEEGEDEEDEGRPVRKRLNRIETDEEDNCENANDNTENPAPANKLPAPQAPQDNTKKHCYRIESDDEDDFDNVGKVESPLDYSLVDLPSTNGQSPGKTIENLIGKPSEKTQAPKDSTASASLAPNGTGSGQEAVGPEEDEDELLRVTDLVDYVCNSEQL, from the exons TTCCAAAAGAATTGGTGGAGCTTCACTTGAAACTGATGAGAAAGATTGGGAAGTCTGTCACAGCAGAcagatgggaaaaatatttgatcAAG ATATGCCAAGAATTCAACAGCACTTGGGCTtgggagatggaaaaaaaaggatacttAGAAATGAGTGTTGAATGCAAACTGGGGATTCTGAAG TATCTCTGTGAATGTCAGTTTGATGACAATCTAAAATTTAAGAATATAATTAACGAGGAGGATGCTGATGCCATGCGTCTTCAGCCCATTGGTCGAGACAAGGATGGCCTGATGTATTGGTATCAGCTGGACCAAGAGCATAACGTCAGGATGTACATAGAAGAACAGGATGACCAGGATGGATCCACGTGGAAGTGCATTGTTAg AAACCGCAATGAGCTTGCCGAGACCCTTGAGCTCTTGAAAGCACAAATTGATCCTGCCCTGTTGAAAACCAACAATTCTCAGCAGGAGAATTCATCACGTGAAAGCCCAAGCATAGAAGATGAAGACACCAAAAAGGGTGAAGAAGCATCTACACAAg aaaatcaattaaaaatcaaagaagaaaaagaggaggtggaggagcagTCAATGGAATCAGAAAGCCTTCCTCTTCCTGTGGtcaaagaagatgaaaatacGCTGAAAATTGagacagtggaagaaaaagagattataAAATTGCCAGTAATAGTAAAATTAGAGAAACCTTCAGAAtacaatgaagaaaagcaaactgtCAAAGAAGAAAGTGactcctttaaagaaaatgtcaagCCTGTTAAAGTAGAGgtgaaagagaacaaaacagaaccaaaagacttaaaagaagtaaaaagttGTACGGACAGAATAGCAGTTCATGAGCCAGAGAGGTTAGAATTTTGTGTCAATGTCAAAACTCCCCAAGAAATTGTGGAGAAATCTGTGGAAGAAAGTGAGAAACTTAAAAATGACCAGCAGGCAAAAATCCCGCTTAAAAAGCGAGAGATCAAGCTGACGGATGACTACGACAGTCCAATAAAGGGGCCCCTATGTAAGTGTGTTACTCCAACAAAGGATGTCttgaaggaagaagggaaacCAGAAGAAGAAGCTTTTAAGAGAGTCCCTACAATTACTGCTTTATGTCCTGATGGGAAAGTGCTAGTAAATGGAGAGGTTAGCTGTGAAAAAATAACTCCGAGTGTCATACAAAATAATAAGTCGGAACACTCTGCTTGCACAAAGGAAGACAGCAGctcattaaaagagaaaaatggaaaaagtggGGAAAAGGTACCAGACTCTCTAAATTCTGTTAGTAAAATCATAAAAGCGTGCGAGgttgagaaaaatgcagtaactGTGGTAAAAGAAATAGGGGCTGTGGTCTCTGAGGTTTCTAATCAGAAAGTGCCTTTAAAGGAGGAATCTAGTCCTGTGGAAAAAGAGTCCCTTGACAGCACGACTGCCGAAATGGTAGTGGAAGAGTCTTCAAACTCTGAAGACTGTGCCAAAACAACTGAAGAGAAACTAGCCACGAAAATCAAAAAGGACAGACTACCACCACCCAAAGAATGTTTAGAGAAGCTCGAGAAGTCCACAAATGCATCTGCTCCTGCAGAACTGCCCAAGCTTACGCTGTCTGATGAAGAGACTTTGAAAAGTAAAGGGGAGTCTGAGGAGCAACCTGATTCTCCAAAAGCTGCTGAGATGCCCCCTGCATCTACTTCTCCTGTTACTTTAGAGAAGCCTGTTTTGGAAAAGGAGGGCTCTGATAGTAAACTGGCTCTACCTGAGGAGAgcaaagtagaagaaaaatctgtcccTGAAGAACAAGAGGGAGAACCGGAAGCTGCCAAGACAGAGCCAGATAGATTAGACGATGCCCATGCTTCTAATCTAGAGGACTCATCAGAGAGTAAAAAGGAATCTCCGCTAcctaaaagcaaatttaaatataagctggtttctgaagaagaaagctGTGCAACagataataaagaaataacttctgaaagacaaaaagaaggaattaaatTAACAATCAGGATCTCCAGTcggaaaagaaagacagaaacgCCGCCAGAAGAGGTCAGCATTGGCCGCACGTTAAGGCGATCTCCGAGGATATCCAAGCCTACTCCAAAAGTTGTGGAGACTCGGGATCAGAAGCCTGACAAAAAACGAcctgaagaggaagaggagaaacccGCAGCAGCACAAAAACCAGAACGAAAAGAAGATGCAAAAAAACAAGAGAAGGAGTCAAATTCTAAGGTTAACAAG AGAAGCAAAGTTCGGTGGACGGGTACGCGAACGCGCGGCAGGTGGAAATACTCAAGTAATGAAGAAAGTGAGGACTCAGAGAGTGAAAAAAACtctgatgaggaggaggaagaggaagaagaggaggaagaagaagctGCACCTGCTGATGATGACGAGCCGTGCAAGAAGTGTGGCCTTCCCAATCACCCTGAGCTG ATTTTGTTGTGCGACTCTTGTGACAGTGGGTACCACACAGCCTGCCTTCGCCCTCCTTTGATGATAATCCCTGATGGAGAGTGGTTCTGCCCACCTTGCCAGCAC AAATTACTCTGTGAGAAATTAGAAGAACAATTACAAGATCTGGATGTTGTCTTaaaaaagaaggagcgtgcagaACGCAG AAAAGAGCGATTGGTGTATGTGGGTATCAGTATTGAGAACATCATTCCACCTCAG GAGCCAGAAATACCTGAAggtcaggaagaaaagaagaaagattccAAAAAGCCAAAATCAAAGCTGCTTGAAAGGAGATCTACCAGAACCCGAAAATGCATAAGCTACAG GTTTGATGAATTTGATGAGGCAATTGATGAGGCAATTGAAGATGATATCAAGGAGGCTGATGGAGGAG GTATTGGGAGAGGCAAAGACATGTCTAATATCACAGGTCACCGTGGAAAAGACATTTCCACAATCctagaggaagaaaggaaagaaaacaagcgACCACAaagggctgctgcagcacgACGCAAGAAACGACGGCGACTAAACGACCTTGATAGTGATAGTAATCTGGATGAAGAAGAGAGCGAGGATGAATTCAAGATCAGTGATGG ATCTCAGGATGAGTTTGTTATATCAGAGGAAAATCTGGATGAAAGTGAAGATGACCCACCATCAAACGAAGACAGCGATTCAGAGTTCTGTGCCCGCATATCCAGGCGACACCTCTCCAGGCCCATGAGGCAAAGCAGGCGGTTACGAAGGAAAACagtcaagaaaaaatattctgaagatGACGAAGATGAAGATTCTGAAGACAATTCAAGCAGAGAATCTG AGAGTGGCGATTACACAGATTACAGTGATGACGATTACCTGGAAACTAGGAGGAGAAGATCAAGACGGAATCAGAAGAGACAAGTTAATTATAAGGAAGATTCAGAAAGCGATGGCTCACAGAAAAGTGTCCGATATGGGAAGGAGTTAAGAAGAGTTCATAAACGCAGGCTCTCCACTTCAGATAGTGAAG AGAGCTACACATCTAAGAACTCTGAAGATGATGAATCCACAAAGGAGTCAAAGCGATTGATTCGAAAACGTCGGCGAAGTACAGACGACTActctgaggaagaaggagaagatgaGGAAGATGAGGGGAGGCCTGTCCGCAAACGGCTGAATCGAATCGAAACAGATGAGGAGGATAACTGCGAAAATGCTAATGACAACACAGAAAACCCCGCTCCTGCAAATAAGCTGCCAGCACCACAAGCTCCTCAAGACAACACCAAGAAGCACTGCTACCGGATAGAAAGCGATGACGAAGATGACTTTGATAACGTAGGGAAAGTAGAGAGCCCTTTGGACTACAGCCTGGTGGACTTGCCTTCCACCAATGGACAGAGCCCAGGTAAAACCATTGAGAACTTGATTGGCAAGCCAAGTGAGAAGACCCAGGCCCCCAAGGACAGCACAGCCAGCGCCAGCCTGGCGCCCAACGGGACAGGGAGCGGGCAGGAAGCAGTAGGGCCGGAGGAAGATGAAGACGAACTTTTGAGAGTGACTGACCTTGTTGATTACGTCTGTAACAGTGAACAGTTATAA
- the RSF1 gene encoding remodeling and spacing factor 1 isoform X2 produces the protein MEKKGYLEMSVECKLGILKYLCECQFDDNLKFKNIINEEDADAMRLQPIGRDKDGLMYWYQLDQEHNVRMYIEEQDDQDGSTWKCIVRNRNELAETLELLKAQIDPALLKTNNSQQENSSRESPSIEDEDTKKGEEASTQENQLKIKEEKEEVEEQSMESESLPLPVVKEDENTLKIETVEEKEIIKLPVIVKLEKPSEYNEEKQTVKEESDSFKENVKPVKVEVKENKTEPKDLKEVKSCTDRIAVHEPERLEFCVNVKTPQEIVEKSVEESEKLKNDQQAKIPLKKREIKLTDDYDSPIKGPLCKCVTPTKDVLKEEGKPEEEAFKRVPTITALCPDGKVLVNGEVSCEKITPSVIQNNKSEHSACTKEDSSSLKEKNGKSGEKVPDSLNSVSKIIKACEVEKNAVTVVKEIGAVVSEVSNQKVPLKEESSPVEKESLDSTTAEMVVEESSNSEDCAKTTEEKLATKIKKDRLPPPKECLEKLEKSTNASAPAELPKLTLSDEETLKSKGESEEQPDSPKAAEMPPASTSPVTLEKPVLEKEGSDSKLALPEESKVEEKSVPEEQEGEPEAAKTEPDRLDDAHASNLEDSSESKKESPLPKSKFKYKLVSEEESCATDNKEITSERQKEGIKLTIRISSRKRKTETPPEEVSIGRTLRRSPRISKPTPKVVETRDQKPDKKRPEEEEEKPAAAQKPERKEDAKKQEKESNSKVNKRSKVRWTGTRTRGRWKYSSNEESEDSESEKNSDEEEEEEEEEEEEAAPADDDEPCKKCGLPNHPELILLCDSCDSGYHTACLRPPLMIIPDGEWFCPPCQHKLLCEKLEEQLQDLDVVLKKKERAERRKERLVYVGISIENIIPPQEPEIPEGQEEKKKDSKKPKSKLLERRSTRTRKCISYRFDEFDEAIDEAIEDDIKEADGGGIGRGKDMSNITGHRGKDISTILEEERKENKRPQRAAAARRKKRRRLNDLDSDSNLDEEESEDEFKISDGSQDEFVISEENLDESEDDPPSNEDSDSEFCARISRRHLSRPMRQSRRLRRKTVKKKYSEDDEDEDSEDNSSRESESGDYTDYSDDDYLETRRRRSRRNQKRQVNYKEDSESDGSQKSVRYGKELRRVHKRRLSTSDSEESYTSKNSEDDESTKESKRLIRKRRRSTDDYSEEEGEDEEDEGRPVRKRLNRIETDEEDNCENANDNTENPAPANKLPAPQAPQDNTKKHCYRIESDDEDDFDNVGKVESPLDYSLVDLPSTNGQSPGKTIENLIGKPSEKTQAPKDSTASASLAPNGTGSGQEAVGPEEDEDELLRVTDLVDYVCNSEQL, from the exons atggaaaaaaaaggatacttAGAAATGAGTGTTGAATGCAAACTGGGGATTCTGAAG TATCTCTGTGAATGTCAGTTTGATGACAATCTAAAATTTAAGAATATAATTAACGAGGAGGATGCTGATGCCATGCGTCTTCAGCCCATTGGTCGAGACAAGGATGGCCTGATGTATTGGTATCAGCTGGACCAAGAGCATAACGTCAGGATGTACATAGAAGAACAGGATGACCAGGATGGATCCACGTGGAAGTGCATTGTTAg AAACCGCAATGAGCTTGCCGAGACCCTTGAGCTCTTGAAAGCACAAATTGATCCTGCCCTGTTGAAAACCAACAATTCTCAGCAGGAGAATTCATCACGTGAAAGCCCAAGCATAGAAGATGAAGACACCAAAAAGGGTGAAGAAGCATCTACACAAg aaaatcaattaaaaatcaaagaagaaaaagaggaggtggaggagcagTCAATGGAATCAGAAAGCCTTCCTCTTCCTGTGGtcaaagaagatgaaaatacGCTGAAAATTGagacagtggaagaaaaagagattataAAATTGCCAGTAATAGTAAAATTAGAGAAACCTTCAGAAtacaatgaagaaaagcaaactgtCAAAGAAGAAAGTGactcctttaaagaaaatgtcaagCCTGTTAAAGTAGAGgtgaaagagaacaaaacagaaccaaaagacttaaaagaagtaaaaagttGTACGGACAGAATAGCAGTTCATGAGCCAGAGAGGTTAGAATTTTGTGTCAATGTCAAAACTCCCCAAGAAATTGTGGAGAAATCTGTGGAAGAAAGTGAGAAACTTAAAAATGACCAGCAGGCAAAAATCCCGCTTAAAAAGCGAGAGATCAAGCTGACGGATGACTACGACAGTCCAATAAAGGGGCCCCTATGTAAGTGTGTTACTCCAACAAAGGATGTCttgaaggaagaagggaaacCAGAAGAAGAAGCTTTTAAGAGAGTCCCTACAATTACTGCTTTATGTCCTGATGGGAAAGTGCTAGTAAATGGAGAGGTTAGCTGTGAAAAAATAACTCCGAGTGTCATACAAAATAATAAGTCGGAACACTCTGCTTGCACAAAGGAAGACAGCAGctcattaaaagagaaaaatggaaaaagtggGGAAAAGGTACCAGACTCTCTAAATTCTGTTAGTAAAATCATAAAAGCGTGCGAGgttgagaaaaatgcagtaactGTGGTAAAAGAAATAGGGGCTGTGGTCTCTGAGGTTTCTAATCAGAAAGTGCCTTTAAAGGAGGAATCTAGTCCTGTGGAAAAAGAGTCCCTTGACAGCACGACTGCCGAAATGGTAGTGGAAGAGTCTTCAAACTCTGAAGACTGTGCCAAAACAACTGAAGAGAAACTAGCCACGAAAATCAAAAAGGACAGACTACCACCACCCAAAGAATGTTTAGAGAAGCTCGAGAAGTCCACAAATGCATCTGCTCCTGCAGAACTGCCCAAGCTTACGCTGTCTGATGAAGAGACTTTGAAAAGTAAAGGGGAGTCTGAGGAGCAACCTGATTCTCCAAAAGCTGCTGAGATGCCCCCTGCATCTACTTCTCCTGTTACTTTAGAGAAGCCTGTTTTGGAAAAGGAGGGCTCTGATAGTAAACTGGCTCTACCTGAGGAGAgcaaagtagaagaaaaatctgtcccTGAAGAACAAGAGGGAGAACCGGAAGCTGCCAAGACAGAGCCAGATAGATTAGACGATGCCCATGCTTCTAATCTAGAGGACTCATCAGAGAGTAAAAAGGAATCTCCGCTAcctaaaagcaaatttaaatataagctggtttctgaagaagaaagctGTGCAACagataataaagaaataacttctgaaagacaaaaagaaggaattaaatTAACAATCAGGATCTCCAGTcggaaaagaaagacagaaacgCCGCCAGAAGAGGTCAGCATTGGCCGCACGTTAAGGCGATCTCCGAGGATATCCAAGCCTACTCCAAAAGTTGTGGAGACTCGGGATCAGAAGCCTGACAAAAAACGAcctgaagaggaagaggagaaacccGCAGCAGCACAAAAACCAGAACGAAAAGAAGATGCAAAAAAACAAGAGAAGGAGTCAAATTCTAAGGTTAACAAG AGAAGCAAAGTTCGGTGGACGGGTACGCGAACGCGCGGCAGGTGGAAATACTCAAGTAATGAAGAAAGTGAGGACTCAGAGAGTGAAAAAAACtctgatgaggaggaggaagaggaagaagaggaggaagaagaagctGCACCTGCTGATGATGACGAGCCGTGCAAGAAGTGTGGCCTTCCCAATCACCCTGAGCTG ATTTTGTTGTGCGACTCTTGTGACAGTGGGTACCACACAGCCTGCCTTCGCCCTCCTTTGATGATAATCCCTGATGGAGAGTGGTTCTGCCCACCTTGCCAGCAC AAATTACTCTGTGAGAAATTAGAAGAACAATTACAAGATCTGGATGTTGTCTTaaaaaagaaggagcgtgcagaACGCAG AAAAGAGCGATTGGTGTATGTGGGTATCAGTATTGAGAACATCATTCCACCTCAG GAGCCAGAAATACCTGAAggtcaggaagaaaagaagaaagattccAAAAAGCCAAAATCAAAGCTGCTTGAAAGGAGATCTACCAGAACCCGAAAATGCATAAGCTACAG GTTTGATGAATTTGATGAGGCAATTGATGAGGCAATTGAAGATGATATCAAGGAGGCTGATGGAGGAG GTATTGGGAGAGGCAAAGACATGTCTAATATCACAGGTCACCGTGGAAAAGACATTTCCACAATCctagaggaagaaaggaaagaaaacaagcgACCACAaagggctgctgcagcacgACGCAAGAAACGACGGCGACTAAACGACCTTGATAGTGATAGTAATCTGGATGAAGAAGAGAGCGAGGATGAATTCAAGATCAGTGATGG ATCTCAGGATGAGTTTGTTATATCAGAGGAAAATCTGGATGAAAGTGAAGATGACCCACCATCAAACGAAGACAGCGATTCAGAGTTCTGTGCCCGCATATCCAGGCGACACCTCTCCAGGCCCATGAGGCAAAGCAGGCGGTTACGAAGGAAAACagtcaagaaaaaatattctgaagatGACGAAGATGAAGATTCTGAAGACAATTCAAGCAGAGAATCTG AGAGTGGCGATTACACAGATTACAGTGATGACGATTACCTGGAAACTAGGAGGAGAAGATCAAGACGGAATCAGAAGAGACAAGTTAATTATAAGGAAGATTCAGAAAGCGATGGCTCACAGAAAAGTGTCCGATATGGGAAGGAGTTAAGAAGAGTTCATAAACGCAGGCTCTCCACTTCAGATAGTGAAG AGAGCTACACATCTAAGAACTCTGAAGATGATGAATCCACAAAGGAGTCAAAGCGATTGATTCGAAAACGTCGGCGAAGTACAGACGACTActctgaggaagaaggagaagatgaGGAAGATGAGGGGAGGCCTGTCCGCAAACGGCTGAATCGAATCGAAACAGATGAGGAGGATAACTGCGAAAATGCTAATGACAACACAGAAAACCCCGCTCCTGCAAATAAGCTGCCAGCACCACAAGCTCCTCAAGACAACACCAAGAAGCACTGCTACCGGATAGAAAGCGATGACGAAGATGACTTTGATAACGTAGGGAAAGTAGAGAGCCCTTTGGACTACAGCCTGGTGGACTTGCCTTCCACCAATGGACAGAGCCCAGGTAAAACCATTGAGAACTTGATTGGCAAGCCAAGTGAGAAGACCCAGGCCCCCAAGGACAGCACAGCCAGCGCCAGCCTGGCGCCCAACGGGACAGGGAGCGGGCAGGAAGCAGTAGGGCCGGAGGAAGATGAAGACGAACTTTTGAGAGTGACTGACCTTGTTGATTACGTCTGTAACAGTGAACAGTTATAA